From Excalfactoria chinensis isolate bCotChi1 chromosome 4, bCotChi1.hap2, whole genome shotgun sequence, one genomic window encodes:
- the LRP2BP gene encoding LRP2-binding protein encodes MEPEDPSPLSFLPALCPRAAPSAPPSPSRRPGRAVTALGAGRAAMEVRSEGLPHAAAGGAASLLEDDSHAASLVRRAEDGDPWACFLRGQQYYEEGRYGEALIQFDKCKDADFQALYQLGVMHYDGLGTNKDPEKGVEYMRKILNSDSPDARHLRFAAAYNLGRAHYEGYGVQHSTEEAERLWLIAADHGNPKASVKAQSTLGMLYSMPDLKDLKKAFFWHSEACGNGSLESQGALGVMYLYGQGVRRNTKAALECLKAAAERGNVYAQGHLVEYYYNRKFFSTAAAIAKRTTENDNIEMLAMLTDCLPEYITKGIAIAAFYLARCLHLGRGIEKDEAAAKKYYSKACLLDPDVASDLELKANLGRI; translated from the exons ATGGAGCCCGAAGATCCCAGCCCgctctccttcctcccagcGCTGTGCCCGCGAGCAGCACCGAGCGCCCCACCTTCCCCCTCACGGCGTCCGGGGCGGGCGGTAACGGCGCtcggggcggggcgggccgccATGGAAGTGCGCAGCGAGGGGCTGCCCCACGCCGCGGCCGGGGGGGCCGCCTCTCTGCTGG AGGACGACAGCCATGCTGCCTCGCTGGTGAGGAGAGCAGAAGACGGAGATCCCTGGGCGTGTTTTCTAAGAGGACAGCAGTACTATGAAGAG GGCAGGTATGGAGAAGCATTAATACAATTTGATAAGTGCAAGGATGCGGATTTTCAGGCGCTGTATCAGCTTGGTGTAATGCACTATGATGGACTAGGCACTAATAAGGACCCC GAAAAGGGAGTGGAATACATGAGGAAAATACTCAACTCTGATTCCCCAGACGCGAGACATCTGAGGTTCGCGGCTGCGTACAATCTCGGCAGAGCGCATTATGAAGGGTACGGCGTTCAGCATTCAACTGAAGAGGCTGAAAG GTTGTGGCTTATTGCTGCAGACCACGGGAATCCAAAAGCCAGTGTAAAAGCCCAGAGTACTTTAGGGATGCTTTATTCCATGCCAGATCTAAAAGATCTGAAGAAG GCCTTTTTCTGGCACTCAGAAGCATGTGGCAACGGAAGCCTGGAATCACAGGGTGCGCTTGGTGTTATGTATCTCTATGGACAAGGTGTACGTCGGAACACTAAGGCTGCTCTGGAGTgcttgaaagcagcagcagaaagaggaaaCGTCTATGCTCAAGGCCACCTTGTGGAATATTATTACAATAGAAAATTCTTCTCAACAGCTGCTGCCATAGCCAAAAG GACTACAGAAAATGACAACATCGAGATGCTAGCAATGCTGACTGATTGTCTCCCCGAATATATAACCAAAGGGATTGCTATAGCTGCTTTCTACTTGGCTAGGTGCCTCCATCTCGGCCGAGGCATAGAGAAAGATGAAGCTGCTGCTAAAAAATACTATTCTAAG GCATGCCTTCTGGATCCTGATGTTGCTTCTGACCTTGAACTGAAAGCTAATCTTGGAAGAATTTAA